In the genome of Nocardioides seonyuensis, one region contains:
- a CDS encoding single-stranded DNA-binding protein, whose translation MPVRTPKEKQPRTGTPGLEDAVAAVNDVRLVGRVAEEPVTRTLPSGDRLVSFRLVVDRAPGGRSRQSVDALECVAWTARVQRSVLKWQTGDVVEVSGAIRRRFFRGVGGAASRVEVEVVSAKVRRRARAA comes from the coding sequence ATGCCGGTTCGCACACCCAAGGAGAAGCAGCCCAGGACAGGGACACCCGGGCTGGAGGACGCCGTCGCGGCGGTCAATGACGTGCGCCTGGTCGGACGGGTCGCCGAAGAGCCCGTGACACGGACGTTGCCGAGCGGGGACAGGTTGGTGTCGTTCCGCCTCGTGGTCGACCGTGCGCCCGGCGGCAGGTCCAGACAGTCGGTGGACGCGCTCGAGTGCGTGGCGTGGACCGCCCGTGTTCAGCGCAGCGTCCTCAAGTGGCAGACGGGCGACGTGGTCGAGGTGTCCGGGGCGATCAGACGACGGTTCTTCCGAGGGGTCGGCGGGGCCGCGTCGCGGGTGGAGGTCGAGGTCGTGTCGGCGAAGGTCAGGCGTCGGGCACGTGCCGCATGA
- a CDS encoding DUF1015 family protein, producing the protein MDLATVVPPYVAKPLRLEPFRASMLAPARVGDPSSARALARPYRDVAGRLATWIERGWALRDTGPAIYLHEYSAGGVTIRGLVGALDVSARAADMRDRAVWPHEAVHPEQAADLAARMEEMHLNPAPILLVHDGDADVREVIQQTSATPPTWSFEDHGGQHQRLWAVRDEKALDQITRGLAETRCLIADGHHRYAAYLALQAKHPGTAWDAGLAMVVDQSDTPFFLGPIHRSLSDLDLDTITSVADELGAVITAHPRADALNTLAPGTLVCTDGARWRTITPEVRGADPLVEWLHDTLIPALPHAPRLAYHHTVTDVLASLGSHAVGALLPSADFTQIRDVVSSGRLLPEKATSFQPKPSLGVIMRHVPDA; encoded by the coding sequence ATGGACTTGGCCACGGTCGTGCCGCCGTACGTGGCGAAGCCTCTCCGGCTCGAGCCCTTCCGTGCGTCGATGCTTGCGCCCGCCAGGGTTGGGGATCCCTCGTCTGCTCGAGCCCTGGCGCGACCATACCGTGACGTCGCCGGGCGGCTGGCGACCTGGATCGAGCGCGGCTGGGCGCTGCGTGACACCGGGCCGGCGATCTACCTGCACGAGTACTCCGCGGGCGGGGTCACGATCAGGGGCTTGGTGGGCGCGCTGGACGTGTCTGCGCGAGCAGCCGACATGCGCGACAGGGCGGTGTGGCCCCACGAGGCAGTCCATCCCGAGCAGGCCGCCGACCTGGCCGCGCGGATGGAGGAGATGCACCTGAACCCCGCCCCGATCCTCCTCGTCCACGACGGCGACGCGGACGTGCGTGAGGTGATCCAGCAGACGTCGGCGACTCCCCCGACGTGGAGCTTCGAGGACCACGGGGGCCAGCACCAGCGCCTCTGGGCCGTCCGCGACGAGAAGGCCCTCGACCAGATCACCCGGGGCCTGGCCGAGACACGATGCCTCATCGCCGATGGCCACCACCGCTACGCGGCCTACCTCGCCCTGCAGGCCAAGCATCCGGGCACTGCCTGGGACGCGGGCCTCGCCATGGTCGTCGACCAGTCGGACACGCCGTTCTTCCTCGGCCCCATCCACCGGTCCCTCTCGGACCTCGACCTCGACACCATCACGTCCGTGGCCGACGAGCTGGGGGCGGTCATCACAGCGCACCCGCGCGCGGACGCGCTGAACACGCTCGCCCCCGGCACTCTTGTGTGCACCGATGGTGCCCGGTGGAGGACCATCACTCCCGAGGTGCGCGGCGCGGACCCTCTCGTGGAGTGGCTGCACGACACCCTCATCCCCGCCCTCCCCCACGCCCCGCGACTCGCATACCACCACACCGTCACAGACGTACTTGCCTCGCTCGGGTCCCACGCCGTGGGCGCTCTGCTGCCCAGCGCCGACTTCACACAGATTCGCGACGTCGTGTCTTCTGGCCGTCTCCTTCCGGAGAAGGCGACCTCCTTCCAGCCGAAGCCGAGCCTCGGGGTCATCATGCGGCACGTGCCCGACGCCTGA
- a CDS encoding HAD-IIA family hydrolase: MLQESPGVLLEAHDLVMFDLDGVVYVGGQAVAGAPQRIERARAGGRHVAFVTNNASRTPDEVAVKLAGVGVAADPSDVVTSAQAAARLLRKQHGTGARVVLLGGKGLEAALVDEGLEPVSPSAGDSAVAVVSGYGKDVRWREIMRAAVLVRDGLPYVASNADLTIPTAYGLAPGHGVLVRTISEFAGVAPTVAGKPERPLMEETIRRVGGSTPLMVGDRLDTDIEGAHSVGVPSILVLTGVTWLEELVSAPPEMRPSYISPDLEGLFEAHPVPETVGGGARLGGWQADVVDGRLEVRGEGEVADWWRVTATACWSHLDRTGGPADVSDVVPPGPDRTTLSE, encoded by the coding sequence ATGCTGCAGGAGAGCCCGGGCGTCTTGCTGGAGGCGCACGACCTGGTGATGTTCGACCTCGACGGCGTCGTCTATGTCGGTGGCCAGGCCGTGGCCGGGGCGCCGCAACGCATCGAACGCGCTCGCGCCGGCGGCCGCCACGTCGCGTTCGTGACGAACAACGCCTCACGCACCCCCGACGAGGTGGCGGTGAAGCTGGCAGGGGTGGGGGTGGCGGCCGACCCCTCCGACGTGGTGACGTCGGCGCAGGCCGCTGCCCGCCTCCTCCGTAAGCAGCACGGCACCGGTGCCAGGGTCGTCCTGCTCGGCGGGAAGGGTCTCGAGGCCGCACTCGTGGACGAGGGCCTGGAGCCGGTGTCCCCGAGTGCTGGTGACTCGGCGGTCGCCGTGGTGAGCGGCTACGGCAAGGACGTCCGGTGGCGCGAGATCATGCGGGCCGCCGTACTCGTGAGGGACGGTCTTCCCTACGTGGCGAGCAACGCTGACCTCACCATCCCCACCGCCTACGGGCTGGCACCGGGGCACGGCGTGCTGGTGCGGACCATCAGCGAGTTCGCGGGCGTGGCCCCGACCGTGGCGGGCAAGCCCGAGCGGCCGTTGATGGAGGAGACCATCCGCCGCGTGGGCGGCTCGACGCCGCTCATGGTCGGCGACCGGCTCGACACCGATATCGAGGGCGCGCACTCGGTCGGCGTCCCGTCCATCCTGGTGCTCACCGGGGTGACGTGGCTCGAGGAGCTCGTCTCAGCTCCTCCCGAGATGCGCCCGAGCTACATCTCGCCTGACCTGGAGGGCCTGTTCGAGGCACACCCGGTTCCCGAGACCGTCGGAGGGGGAGCCCGACTCGGGGGGTGGCAGGCGGACGTGGTCGACGGTCGCCTCGAGGTCCGCGGTGAGGGTGAGGTCGCCGACTGGTGGCGGGTCACGGCGACGGCGTGCTGGTCACACCTCGACCGCACCGGCGGCCCTGCGGACGTGTCCGACGTCGTACCGCCCGGCCCTGACCGGACCACCCTCTCCGAGTAG
- a CDS encoding TlyA family RNA methyltransferase, which produces MAPRRLRLDAELVRRGLARSREHASDLIAEGRVRVAGVVATKPATGVTTDVALVVKADPEREDYVSRGGHKLAGALDAFSGHGLTVSGKRCLDAGASTGGFTDVLLRRCAREVVAVDVGYGQLAWSLRSDPRVTVHDRTNVRELTLETVGGPVDLVVGDLSFISLELVLDALLAVTSGDGELALMVKPQFEVGKDRVGKGGVVRDLGLRVEAVAGIAAAAADRGWGAVAVTVSPLPGPSGNVEFFLLLRHGAPSIGEDDIRAEVERNAALGAGAGERVER; this is translated from the coding sequence GTGGCGCCCCGGCGACTGCGCCTCGATGCAGAGCTCGTCCGGCGAGGCCTGGCCAGGTCGCGCGAGCACGCCAGCGACCTGATTGCCGAGGGCCGGGTGCGGGTTGCCGGTGTCGTGGCGACCAAGCCAGCCACGGGGGTCACGACCGACGTGGCCCTGGTCGTGAAGGCAGACCCGGAGCGTGAGGACTACGTCTCGCGTGGCGGCCACAAGCTCGCCGGTGCGCTCGACGCGTTCTCCGGTCACGGGTTGACCGTGTCGGGCAAGCGCTGCCTCGACGCGGGGGCGTCCACCGGCGGCTTCACCGACGTGCTCCTCCGTCGATGTGCGCGTGAGGTGGTCGCAGTGGACGTGGGCTACGGGCAGCTCGCCTGGTCCTTGCGCAGCGACCCGCGGGTGACGGTCCACGACCGCACCAACGTCCGGGAGCTGACCCTCGAGACGGTCGGAGGTCCCGTCGACCTGGTTGTCGGAGACCTCTCGTTCATCTCCCTGGAGCTCGTGCTCGACGCGCTGCTTGCCGTGACGAGCGGCGACGGCGAGCTGGCACTGATGGTCAAGCCGCAGTTCGAGGTGGGCAAGGACCGAGTGGGCAAGGGTGGCGTCGTACGCGACCTCGGCCTGCGCGTCGAGGCGGTCGCGGGCATCGCTGCAGCCGCCGCCGATCGCGGGTGGGGAGCAGTGGCTGTGACCGTGAGCCCGCTGCCGGGCCCCTCCGGCAACGTGGAGTTCTTCCTCCTCCTGCGCCACGGCGCACCGTCGATCGGCGAGGACGACATCCGTGCCGAGGTCGAGCGCAATGCCGCGCTCGGTGCCGGCGCGGGTGAGAGGGTGGAGCGATGA
- a CDS encoding NAD kinase yields MSESSGPRRVLVLTHTGREAAREVGRACIKSLTAHGIGVRLLAEEARDLGLDTGSLDPLVETVDPHDQPGADCELVLVIGGDGSILRAAELTHDTSTPLLGVNLGHVGFLAEAEEDAVEATIAAIVERRYVIEERLTLDVTVMLGKQVVATTFALNEASVEKAARERMLQVVVEIDGRPLSRWGCDGVVCATPTGSTAYNFSAGGPIVWPSVEALLMVPLSAHALFARPMVIAPSSVLAVEVIPGTDGAGVLWCDGRRTVDLPPGARIEVRRGAHPVRLVRLHQAPFTDRLVAKFDLSVEGWRGAAERRRREGGEADA; encoded by the coding sequence ATGAGCGAGAGCAGCGGACCGCGTCGGGTGCTCGTCCTGACGCACACCGGCCGTGAGGCGGCCCGTGAGGTCGGGCGCGCGTGCATCAAGTCGCTCACCGCCCACGGGATCGGGGTTCGCCTCCTCGCGGAGGAGGCCCGCGACCTGGGTCTCGACACCGGCTCGCTGGACCCGCTCGTCGAGACGGTGGACCCGCACGACCAGCCCGGCGCCGACTGCGAGCTCGTCCTCGTGATCGGAGGCGACGGATCGATCCTGCGCGCCGCCGAGCTGACGCACGACACCAGCACGCCGCTGCTCGGTGTCAACCTCGGTCATGTCGGGTTCCTGGCCGAGGCCGAGGAGGACGCCGTCGAGGCGACCATCGCGGCCATCGTGGAACGTCGCTACGTCATCGAGGAGCGCCTCACGCTCGACGTGACGGTGATGCTCGGCAAACAGGTCGTCGCGACGACCTTCGCCCTCAACGAGGCGAGCGTCGAGAAGGCGGCGCGCGAGCGGATGCTCCAGGTCGTCGTCGAGATCGACGGCCGACCGCTGTCACGGTGGGGCTGCGACGGCGTCGTGTGTGCCACCCCGACCGGCTCGACCGCCTACAACTTCAGCGCTGGGGGGCCGATCGTGTGGCCCTCTGTCGAAGCACTGCTGATGGTCCCGTTGAGCGCCCACGCGCTGTTCGCGCGTCCGATGGTGATCGCGCCCTCGTCGGTCCTCGCCGTGGAAGTGATTCCCGGCACCGACGGCGCCGGGGTCCTGTGGTGCGACGGCCGACGCACCGTGGACCTCCCGCCGGGGGCGCGCATCGAGGTACGACGCGGAGCCCACCCGGTTCGGCTGGTGCGGCTCCACCAGGCGCCGTTCACCGACCGACTGGTCGCGAAGTTCGACCTGTCTGTCGAAGGGTGGCGCGGAGCGGCCGAGCGCCGGCGCCGCGAGGGTGGCGAAGCCGATGCTTGA
- the recN gene encoding DNA repair protein RecN, which yields MLEELRISSLGVIDSSTLELGPGLTVITGETGAGKTMVVTALGMLLGNRADSGAVRSGAKHARVEGVIEASGLPDLLASVEEAGGDHEDGRVVLARNVAAEGRSRAWVGGAAVPVSVLAGVAEPLVAVHGQSDQHRLLRPQAQREALDRFGGPEVARLLATYADGHDRLVELEDRLHQVVTSAQERAQEADRLRFGLSEIEAVAPEPGEDHSLAAEEARLGFADTLRSAAELARQALNSEQGDPDALATASAARAALDDVREHDNQAAELADRLAELTYLLSDVAADVASYAAGLESDPSRLAAVSERRAALTALTRKYGATIDEVLAWGEDAAARLTDLDSTDEQIEALEVQRKELRRELAAAASRLSEARRAAAARLESVVTEELTHLAMPHATVVVRVGQQEIEEPERLTAHALEVGGRWVRAGSHGTDEVELLLAANTGADARPLHKGASGGELSRVMLAVEVALAGTSPVPIFVFDEVDAGVGGKAAIEIGRRLARLARDAQVLVVTHLPQVAAYGDRHVVVHKSSDGSVTTSGLVTLDASERERELSRMLAGLEESSSALAHARELLDTAAPERACLHEAGRTG from the coding sequence ATGCTTGAGGAGCTGCGGATCAGCTCGCTCGGGGTCATCGACTCCTCGACCCTCGAGCTCGGCCCCGGGCTGACGGTCATCACGGGCGAGACCGGTGCGGGCAAGACCATGGTCGTGACCGCCCTCGGCATGCTGCTGGGGAACCGCGCAGACTCGGGCGCGGTGCGCAGCGGGGCGAAGCACGCACGCGTCGAGGGGGTCATCGAGGCCAGCGGCCTCCCCGACCTCCTCGCCTCCGTCGAGGAGGCCGGCGGCGACCACGAGGACGGACGGGTCGTCCTGGCCCGCAACGTCGCCGCCGAGGGACGCTCCCGTGCCTGGGTCGGGGGAGCCGCAGTGCCGGTCTCCGTCCTGGCGGGTGTCGCCGAGCCCCTCGTGGCCGTCCACGGCCAGTCCGACCAGCACCGGCTGCTGCGCCCCCAGGCTCAGCGGGAGGCCCTCGACCGGTTCGGTGGCCCCGAGGTCGCGCGCCTCCTCGCCACCTACGCAGACGGGCACGACCGTCTCGTGGAGCTGGAGGATCGTCTCCACCAGGTGGTCACCAGCGCACAGGAGCGGGCCCAGGAGGCTGACCGGCTGCGCTTCGGACTGTCCGAGATCGAGGCTGTGGCGCCGGAGCCGGGGGAGGACCACTCACTCGCGGCCGAGGAGGCCAGGCTGGGCTTCGCAGACACACTGCGATCAGCCGCCGAGCTGGCGCGTCAGGCGCTCAACAGCGAGCAGGGCGACCCCGATGCCCTCGCGACGGCGTCCGCGGCCCGGGCCGCCCTCGACGACGTGAGGGAGCACGACAACCAGGCTGCGGAGCTGGCCGATCGGCTGGCCGAGCTCACCTACCTGCTGTCCGACGTCGCGGCCGACGTGGCGTCCTACGCCGCCGGCCTCGAGTCCGACCCCAGCCGTCTGGCCGCCGTGAGCGAGAGGCGTGCCGCGCTGACCGCCTTGACCCGGAAGTACGGCGCCACGATCGACGAGGTGCTGGCCTGGGGCGAGGACGCTGCCGCGCGGCTCACCGACCTTGACTCCACCGACGAGCAGATCGAGGCGTTGGAGGTCCAGAGGAAGGAGCTGCGCCGCGAGCTCGCCGCCGCAGCCAGCCGGCTGAGCGAGGCCAGGCGCGCCGCAGCGGCCAGGCTCGAGTCAGTGGTCACCGAGGAGCTCACCCACCTCGCCATGCCACACGCCACCGTCGTCGTCAGGGTCGGCCAGCAGGAGATCGAGGAGCCCGAGCGGCTCACCGCTCACGCCCTCGAGGTCGGCGGGCGCTGGGTCCGGGCGGGCTCGCACGGCACGGACGAGGTGGAGCTCCTGCTCGCAGCCAACACCGGTGCTGACGCGCGACCCCTGCACAAGGGCGCCTCGGGCGGCGAGCTCTCGCGGGTCATGCTCGCGGTCGAGGTCGCGCTCGCCGGAACGAGCCCGGTCCCGATCTTCGTGTTCGACGAGGTCGATGCCGGTGTCGGGGGCAAGGCAGCCATCGAGATCGGTCGGCGGCTGGCCCGGCTGGCTCGTGACGCGCAGGTGCTGGTCGTGACGCACCTGCCCCAGGTCGCGGCCTACGGCGATCGCCACGTCGTGGTGCACAAGTCCAGCGACGGGTCAGTGACGACCTCCGGGCTGGTCACCCTCGATGCCTCCGAGCGCGAACGCGAGCTCTCGCGGATGCTGGCGGGGCTCGAGGAGTCGAGCAGTGCGCTCGCCCACGCGCGCGAGCTGCTCGACACCGCCGCGCCCGAACGGGCGTGCCTGCACGAAGCGGGCCGAACCGGCTGA
- the steA gene encoding putative cytokinetic ring protein SteA yields the protein MKFAVRSRPAPALPGVQGPARVDRRTAALLTRVRSGDVAVCDHVDLDRATAQALVDAGVVGVVNAGPLISGRYPNLGPQVLVDAGVSVIDQAGAELLARLKDGAPVRLDEGVVYSGEDQIATGRHLDATLVGTEMASARRGLAAQLDSFTHNSTEFLRREQDLLLHGHGLPQTSTSMAGRPVVVVVRSHDWEGELRGIKPFIREQDPVLVGVDGGADALAAAGHRPDVVVISAGAEPPSAQVLRRARDVVVLVERGAGRAVTEPLERMNLRPARFETSATGEDAALLMAAGAEARLIVGVGMHATLDEFLDRGRSGLASTFLTRLKVGPTLVDAAAIPTLYDGAVRPRHLLGVTLAGLLALAAAVGITPVGQEWVADLEPTVSTAVENLRGLLP from the coding sequence ATGAAGTTCGCCGTCCGCTCCCGTCCAGCCCCCGCCCTCCCGGGCGTGCAGGGGCCAGCCCGTGTCGACCGTCGTACGGCCGCGCTCCTCACCCGGGTGCGGTCAGGGGACGTCGCCGTCTGCGACCACGTCGACCTCGACCGCGCCACCGCACAGGCCCTCGTCGACGCAGGAGTCGTCGGAGTGGTCAACGCCGGGCCGCTGATCTCGGGTCGCTACCCCAACCTGGGCCCCCAGGTGCTCGTCGACGCCGGGGTGAGCGTGATCGACCAGGCGGGAGCGGAGCTGCTCGCGCGGCTCAAGGACGGCGCGCCCGTCCGGTTGGACGAGGGCGTGGTCTACTCCGGCGAGGACCAGATCGCCACCGGACGACACCTCGACGCGACGCTCGTCGGGACCGAGATGGCCAGCGCCCGCCGCGGCCTCGCCGCGCAGCTCGACAGCTTCACCCACAACAGCACCGAGTTCCTCCGCCGCGAGCAGGACCTGCTCCTCCACGGCCACGGGCTCCCGCAGACCAGCACCTCGATGGCCGGCCGGCCGGTCGTGGTCGTCGTACGCTCCCACGACTGGGAGGGCGAGCTGCGAGGCATCAAGCCGTTCATCCGCGAGCAGGACCCGGTCCTGGTCGGCGTCGACGGCGGTGCGGACGCCCTGGCGGCCGCCGGGCACCGGCCGGACGTGGTCGTCATCTCGGCGGGGGCGGAGCCGCCGTCCGCGCAGGTCCTGCGACGGGCGCGAGACGTGGTGGTCCTCGTCGAGCGCGGAGCGGGCCGCGCGGTCACCGAGCCGCTGGAGCGCATGAACCTGCGTCCCGCCCGCTTCGAGACCAGTGCCACCGGCGAGGACGCCGCACTCCTGATGGCGGCCGGCGCAGAGGCTCGCCTGATCGTCGGAGTCGGGATGCACGCGACGCTGGACGAGTTCCTCGACCGTGGCCGCAGCGGCCTGGCCAGCACGTTCCTCACCAGGCTCAAGGTCGGTCCGACGCTGGTCGATGCCGCGGCGATTCCCACGCTCTACGACGGAGCGGTGCGTCCGCGTCACCTGCTCGGTGTCACGCTGGCCGGGCTCCTGGCCCTGGCCGCCGCCGTCGGCATCACGCCCGTCGGCCAGGAGTGGGTCGCAGACCTCGAGCCCACCGTGTCCACCGCCGTCGAGAACCTCCGAGGACTTCTCCCGTGA
- a CDS encoding copper transporter, translating to MITLRHHVITVVSVFLALAVGVVLGSGPLSEVADRTDPAAAPLGDDPATGAGSTFPDGFVAAVAPTLVADRLKGQEVAVVTVPGADEQVVTALVEQVSAAGGSVTARYALSEAMLDPSQKSLVDTLGSQLMTQLGDSVSADASTYDRMGQLLGLTVGTTSEDAESSTRKARSVAEAVAGAGLMAPVADDPQRAPLVLFVLGADTRDESVDAILSGLLGGLSRGVKGVVAAGSAADGGEGQLGRFRADPAAASVATVDGTETMAGKIATVMALARSTQTAGGSFGASGADGPAPLG from the coding sequence GTGATCACCTTGCGCCACCACGTCATCACCGTCGTCTCCGTCTTCCTGGCCCTCGCGGTCGGAGTCGTCCTGGGCAGCGGCCCGCTCTCCGAGGTCGCGGACCGCACCGACCCCGCTGCGGCCCCGCTGGGAGACGACCCGGCGACGGGTGCGGGCTCGACCTTCCCCGACGGCTTCGTCGCGGCAGTGGCACCGACCCTGGTCGCCGACCGGCTCAAGGGGCAGGAGGTCGCGGTGGTGACAGTGCCGGGGGCCGACGAGCAGGTGGTGACGGCCCTGGTGGAGCAGGTCTCCGCGGCCGGAGGAAGCGTCACCGCCCGCTACGCGTTGAGCGAGGCGATGCTCGATCCCAGCCAGAAGTCGCTCGTGGACACCTTGGGCAGCCAGCTGATGACACAGCTGGGAGACTCCGTGTCCGCGGACGCCTCGACCTACGACCGCATGGGGCAGCTCCTCGGGCTCACCGTCGGCACCACTTCCGAGGACGCGGAGTCCAGCACGCGCAAGGCGCGCTCGGTCGCCGAGGCCGTCGCGGGCGCGGGGCTCATGGCTCCCGTCGCCGATGACCCTCAGCGGGCCCCCCTCGTCCTCTTCGTCCTCGGTGCCGACACCCGGGACGAGAGCGTGGACGCCATCCTCTCGGGACTTCTCGGAGGGCTCTCCCGCGGCGTCAAGGGCGTGGTCGCTGCCGGGTCCGCCGCTGACGGGGGAGAGGGCCAGCTGGGCCGCTTCCGGGCCGACCCCGCCGCGGCATCGGTGGCCACGGTCGACGGGACCGAGACGATGGCCGGAAAGATCGCCACCGTCATGGCGCTCGCACGCTCGACGCAGACAGCAGGCGGGTCGTTCGGTGCGTCGGGTGCCGACGGGCCGGCCCCTCTCGGGTAG
- a CDS encoding CTP synthase produces the protein MRNPTPTKHVFVTGGVASSLGKGLTASSLGSLLKSRGLRVTMQKLDPYLNVDPGTMNPFQHGEVFVTNDGAETDLDIGHYERFLDTDLNGIANVTTGQVYSSVIAKERRGDYLGDTVQVIPHITNEIKDRILAMGGADIDVVITEIGGTVGDIESLPFLEAARQTRHDIGRDNCFFIHVSLVPYIGPSGELKTKPTQHSVAALRSIGIQPDAVVCRADRELPESIKRKISLMCDVDEEAVVTAADAPSIYDIPKVLHREGLDAYVVRRLDLPFRDVDWTVWDDLLRRVHHPQEDVTVALVGKYVDLPDAYLSVAEALRAGGFAHEAKVHLRWVASDECETPQGAAKLLHDVDAVCVPGGFGVRGIEGKLGALTYARTHAIPTLGLCLGLQCMVIEYARNVAGLDKAGSTEFDPGTLEPVISTIEEQKQYVDGAGDLGGTMRLGLQPADLVPGSVVAMAYGAEHVEERHRHRYEFNDAYRGVLEEAGLVFSGVNPDLGLVEFVELPAEVHPYYVATQAHPELKSRPTQPHPLFAGLVGAAIERQRELRIPIDEAALRRVDDEVAEV, from the coding sequence GTGAGGAACCCGACGCCGACCAAGCACGTATTCGTGACCGGGGGCGTCGCCTCCTCCCTCGGCAAGGGGCTCACCGCCTCCAGCCTGGGCAGCCTGCTGAAGTCACGCGGTCTCCGCGTCACGATGCAGAAGCTCGACCCCTACCTCAACGTCGATCCCGGGACCATGAACCCGTTTCAGCACGGCGAGGTCTTCGTGACCAACGACGGTGCCGAGACCGATCTCGACATCGGCCACTACGAGCGGTTCCTCGACACCGACCTGAACGGCATCGCCAACGTCACGACGGGTCAGGTCTACTCGAGCGTGATCGCCAAGGAGCGGCGCGGCGACTACCTCGGTGACACCGTGCAGGTGATCCCGCACATCACCAACGAGATCAAGGACCGCATCCTCGCGATGGGTGGGGCCGACATCGACGTGGTGATCACCGAGATCGGGGGAACGGTCGGCGACATCGAGTCGCTCCCCTTCCTCGAGGCGGCCCGCCAGACGCGCCACGACATCGGCCGCGACAACTGCTTCTTCATCCACGTCTCGCTCGTGCCCTACATCGGTCCCTCCGGCGAGCTCAAGACCAAGCCCACCCAGCACTCCGTGGCGGCGCTGCGGTCCATCGGCATCCAACCCGATGCGGTGGTCTGCCGAGCCGACCGCGAGCTGCCCGAGAGCATCAAGCGCAAGATCTCCCTGATGTGCGACGTCGACGAGGAGGCCGTCGTCACCGCGGCCGACGCACCCTCGATCTACGACATCCCGAAGGTCCTCCACCGCGAGGGCCTCGACGCCTACGTCGTACGACGACTGGACCTGCCCTTCCGGGACGTGGACTGGACCGTGTGGGACGACCTGCTCCGCCGGGTGCACCACCCCCAGGAGGACGTCACCGTCGCCCTGGTGGGCAAGTACGTCGACCTGCCCGACGCCTACCTCTCGGTCGCGGAGGCATTGCGCGCAGGTGGTTTCGCACACGAGGCGAAGGTGCATCTGCGCTGGGTGGCCTCGGACGAGTGCGAGACACCCCAGGGGGCCGCGAAGCTGCTGCACGACGTGGACGCTGTCTGCGTCCCGGGCGGATTCGGCGTGCGTGGCATCGAGGGCAAGCTCGGGGCCCTGACCTACGCGCGGACCCACGCCATCCCCACCCTGGGTCTGTGCCTGGGGCTGCAGTGCATGGTCATCGAGTACGCACGCAACGTCGCGGGCCTCGACAAGGCCGGGTCCACCGAGTTCGACCCGGGCACGCTCGAGCCGGTCATCTCGACCATCGAGGAGCAGAAGCAGTACGTCGACGGTGCCGGTGACCTGGGAGGCACGATGCGCCTGGGCCTCCAGCCGGCGGACCTGGTGCCTGGATCGGTGGTGGCGATGGCCTACGGCGCGGAGCACGTCGAGGAGCGCCACCGCCACCGCTACGAGTTCAACGACGCCTACCGGGGCGTGCTGGAGGAGGCGGGCCTCGTCTTCTCCGGGGTCAACCCCGACCTGGGCCTGGTGGAGTTCGTGGAGCTCCCGGCCGAGGTGCACCCCTACTACGTGGCGACGCAGGCGCACCCCGAGCTCAAGTCACGCCCGACACAACCCCACCCGCTCTTCGCCGGCCTGGTGGGTGCTGCGATCGAGCGTCAGCGCGAGCTGCGGATCCCCATCGACGAGGCCGCGCTGAGGCGCGTCGACGACGAGGTCGCAGAGGTCTGA